The sequence GCCGGTCAGCGCTGGGCCGCCCTGGACAAGGCGCACGCCAACAAGCAGCGTCCGCTGTGGGCCTCGACCGGCGTGAAGGACCCGGCCCTCAAGGACACCCTGTACGTCGTCGACCTCGTCGCCCCGAACACGGTCAACACCATGCCCGAGGCGACTCTGGACGCGGTGGCGGACCACGGCGAGGTCACCGGCAACACCGTCGCCGGTGCGTACGACCAGGCCCGCGCCGACCTCGACACCATCAAGAAGCTCGGCGTCGACTACGACGACGTCGTCCAGCTCCTGGAGGACGAGGGCGTCGAGAAGTTCGAGGCCGCCTGGACCGACCTGCTCAACTCGACCGAGGCGGAGCTCAAGCGCCTCGCCCCTTCGGAGGGCTGACCACTTTGTCTGGTGTTCCCGGAGCCAACCCGCTCCGTGACGCCCAGGACCGACGGCTCCCGCGCATCGCGGGGCCGTCGGGCCTGGTCATCTTTGGCGTCACGGGCGATTTGTCCCGTAAAAAGCTGATGCCCGCCGTCTACGACCTGGCCAACCGCGGCCTGCTGCCGCCGGGCTTCTCGCTCATCGGCTTCGCGCGCCGCGACTGGGAGGACGAGGACTTCGCCCAGGTCGTGCACGACGCCGTCAAGGAGCATTCCCGTACGCCCTTCCGCGAGGAGGTCTGGCAGCAGCTGAGCCAGGGCATGCGCTTCGTGCAGGGCAACTTCGACGACGACGTGGCCTTCGAGACGCTCAGGGCCACGATCGAGGAGCTGGACAAGGCACAGGGCACGGGCGGCAACTTCGCCTTCTACCTGTCCGTCCCGCCGAAGTTCTTCCCCAAGGTCGTCCAGCAGCTCAAGAAGCACGGGCTGGCCGACCAGAAGGACGGCAGCTGGCGCCGCGCCGTCATCGAGAAGCCGTTCGGCCACGACCTGAAGAGTGCGCAGGAGCTGAACCAGCTCGTGCACGACGTCTTCCCGCCGAACGAGGTCTTCCGGATCGACCACTACCTCGGCAAGGAGACGGTCCAGAACATCCTGGCGCTGCGCTTCGCCAACACGATGTGGGAACCGATCTGGAACCGCAGCTACGTCGACCACGTACAGATCACGATGGCCGAGGACATCGGCATCGGCGGCCGGGCCGGCTACTACGACGGCATCGGCGCCGCCCGTGACGTCATCCAGAACCACCTGCTCCAGCTGCTCGCGCTGACCGCCATGGAGGAGCCCGGCTCCTTCCACCCCAAGGCCCTGGTCGCCGAGAAGCTCAAGGTGCTCACGGCGGTGGAGCTGCCCGAGGACCTGGGCAAGCACACCGTGCGCGGCCAGTACACGCACGCCTGGCAGGGCGGCGAGGAGGCCGTCGGCTATCTGGAGGAGGACGGTATCGACCCCAAGTCGAAGACCGACACCTTCGCCGCGATCAAGCTGACGATCAACAACCGCCGCTGGGCGGGCGTCCCCTTCTACCTGCGCACCGGCAAGCGTCTCGGCCGCCGGGTCACGGAGATCGCGGTCGTCTTCAAGCGCGCCCCGTACCTGCCCTTCGAGTCCGGCGCGACGGAGGAGCTGGGCGGCAACGCCCTGGTCATCCGGGTGCAGCCGGACGAGGGCGTCACGGTGCGGTTCGGCTCCAAGGTGCCCGGCACCTCGATGGAGGTCCGGGACGTCACGATGGACTTCGCCTACGGCGAGTCCTTCACGGAGTCCAGCCCGGAGGCGTACGAGCGGCTCATCCTCGACGTCCTGCTCGGCGACGCCAACCTCTTCCCGCGCCACCAGGAGGTCGAGCTCTCCTGGAACATCCTCGACCCGATCGAGGAGTACTGGGACAAGCACGGCAAGCCCGCCCAGTACCCGGCCGGCACCTGGGGTCCGGCCGAGGCGGACGAGATGCTCGCACGCGACGGACGGAGCTGGCGCCGGCCATGAAGATCGATCTCACGGAAACCACGTCCAGCAAGATCAACCAGGCGCTCGTCTCGGCCCGGCGCGCCGTCGGCGCCCCGGCGATCGGGATGGTGCTCACCCTCGTCATCGTCACCGACGAGGAGAACGCCTACGACGCGCTGAAGGCGGCCAGCGACTCCTCGCGCGAGCACCCCTCGCGGATCATCGCGGTCATCAAGCGGCTCAGCCGTTCGCCGCGCACCCGCCGCGACGCGCGGCTCGACGCCGAGATCCGGGTCGGGTCCGACTCGGGCTCCGGCGAGACCGTGGTCCTGCGGCTCCACGGCGAGCTGGCCAACCACGCCCAGTCGGTCGTCCTGCCGCTGCTGCTGCCGGACGCTCCGGTGGTGGTGTGGTGGCCGCAGGACTCCCCGGCCGACCCGGCCAGGGACGCGCTCGGCGCGCTGGCCCAGCGCCGGATCACCGACACCTACTCGGCCGAGCACCCGCTCGAAGAGCTGGCGATGCGCGCCCAGACCTACCGGCCCGGTGACACGGACCTGGCGTGGACCCGCATCACGCCGTGGCGCTCGATGCTGGCGGCGGCGCTCGACCAGCAGCCGGCCGAGGTCGTCTCGGCCACGGTCGAGGGCGAGTCGGACAACCCGAGCTGCGAGCTGCTGGCCATGTGGCTCGCGGACCGCCTCGGCGTCCCGGTGGAGCGCACCACGTCCGGCGGTCCCGGCCTCACGGCCGTCCGGATGACCACCAAGAACGGCGACATCGTCCTGGACCGGGCCGACGGCTCGCTCGCCACGCTCTGCATGGTGGGCCAGCCGGACCGCGCGGTGGCGCTCAAGCGCCGCGAGACGGCGGAGCTGCTCGCGGAGGAGCTGCGCCGCCTCGACCCGGACAACATCTACGAGTCGACGGTGAAGTTCGGCGTGGAGCGCCTGGACCAGGCGGAGTCGGCTACCCCGGCCAAGAAGGCGGCGGACCCGGCGCCCCCCGCGAAGAAGGCCGCCCCGGCCAAGAAGGCGGCGGCGAAGTGACCGGAGTACCGCAGCTCGTCGTGCACCGCGACAAGGAGCTGATGGCGCAGGCCGCGGCGGCCCGGCTGATCACGAAGATCGTGGACGCCCAGGCCGCGCGCGGCAACGCCTCGGTGGTGCTCACCGGCGGGCGCAACGGCAACGGCCTGCTGGCCGCGCTCGCCGCCGCGCCCGCCCGGGACGCGATCGACTGGTCGCGGCTCGACCTGTGGTGGGGCGACGAGCGGTTCCTGCCCGAGGGCGACCCGGAGCGCAATGTCACCCAGGCCCGCGAGGCCCTGCTCGACGCGGTGCCGCTGGACCCGTCCCGGGTGCACGTCATGCCCGCGTCGGACGGCCCCTACGGCCCGGACGCCGACGCCGCGGCCGCCGGATACGCGGCCGAACTGGCCGCCGCCTCGGCACCGCAGGACCACGGCCCGGTGCCGGAGTTCGACGTGCTGATGCTGGGCGTCGGCCCCGACACCCATGTCGCCTCGCTCTTCCCAGAGCTGCCGGCGGTACGGGAGACCGAGCGCACGGTCGTCGGTGTGCACGGCGCTCCCAAGCCGCCGCCGGTCCGGGTCTCGCTGACGCTGCCCGCCATCCGGGCGGCGCGCGAGGTGTGGCTGCTGGCCGCGGGCGAGGACAAGGCGGAGGCGGTGGCCATCGCCCTGTCGGGGGCCGGGGAG is a genomic window of Streptomyces sp. NBC_00708 containing:
- the opcA gene encoding glucose-6-phosphate dehydrogenase assembly protein OpcA produces the protein MKIDLTETTSSKINQALVSARRAVGAPAIGMVLTLVIVTDEENAYDALKAASDSSREHPSRIIAVIKRLSRSPRTRRDARLDAEIRVGSDSGSGETVVLRLHGELANHAQSVVLPLLLPDAPVVVWWPQDSPADPARDALGALAQRRITDTYSAEHPLEELAMRAQTYRPGDTDLAWTRITPWRSMLAAALDQQPAEVVSATVEGESDNPSCELLAMWLADRLGVPVERTTSGGPGLTAVRMTTKNGDIVLDRADGSLATLCMVGQPDRAVALKRRETAELLAEELRRLDPDNIYESTVKFGVERLDQAESATPAKKAADPAPPAKKAAPAKKAAAK
- the zwf gene encoding glucose-6-phosphate dehydrogenase, with translation MSGVPGANPLRDAQDRRLPRIAGPSGLVIFGVTGDLSRKKLMPAVYDLANRGLLPPGFSLIGFARRDWEDEDFAQVVHDAVKEHSRTPFREEVWQQLSQGMRFVQGNFDDDVAFETLRATIEELDKAQGTGGNFAFYLSVPPKFFPKVVQQLKKHGLADQKDGSWRRAVIEKPFGHDLKSAQELNQLVHDVFPPNEVFRIDHYLGKETVQNILALRFANTMWEPIWNRSYVDHVQITMAEDIGIGGRAGYYDGIGAARDVIQNHLLQLLALTAMEEPGSFHPKALVAEKLKVLTAVELPEDLGKHTVRGQYTHAWQGGEEAVGYLEEDGIDPKSKTDTFAAIKLTINNRRWAGVPFYLRTGKRLGRRVTEIAVVFKRAPYLPFESGATEELGGNALVIRVQPDEGVTVRFGSKVPGTSMEVRDVTMDFAYGESFTESSPEAYERLILDVLLGDANLFPRHQEVELSWNILDPIEEYWDKHGKPAQYPAGTWGPAEADEMLARDGRSWRRP
- the pgl gene encoding 6-phosphogluconolactonase, whose translation is MTGVPQLVVHRDKELMAQAAAARLITKIVDAQAARGNASVVLTGGRNGNGLLAALAAAPARDAIDWSRLDLWWGDERFLPEGDPERNVTQAREALLDAVPLDPSRVHVMPASDGPYGPDADAAAAGYAAELAAASAPQDHGPVPEFDVLMLGVGPDTHVASLFPELPAVRETERTVVGVHGAPKPPPVRVSLTLPAIRAAREVWLLAAGEDKAEAVAIALSGAGEIQAPAAGAYGRGRTLWLLDAAAASRLPRALYPPASA